TCGAAGGAACGATAACTATTCAAAACGATCGCTGGATGAATATTGGAGATCCAAAGAAGAGGTTTAAACTATACTCTGCTTACTTTGACCCTCGACTGGAAATCGTAGGTGAGCGATAGGTCGATAGTTGAATGTTGGATTAAATTTTAACATTCCTAACTTACCGTTTAGAGTCGTATGATGTCCCAGATGGATTCCTTCCATTCGGAAGTGTGCGTGTCTTCGCCATACTTCCGCTGCAAATAGAAAAGTCGGCCGTATTTTGCAACTTTAGGTATGATGCAGCTACTGCACGCTAGAGCAATCATCATATctgtgtagtagtagtagtaggagcgATAACGCTTTGATAACATCCCTTTTATAGATCAGATAACACATACGAGGCACAACATCAGGCCGACCAGGTGGAAGCCGTACATGAGCATTGGAATATGGAGTTCGCAGCAAGTTACGTTATATGTAAACTTGCCGGCAAtataaacaaacgaacaatACTTTTACCAGATGAGGTAGCTCTTAGCTATCACGCTGAGCCAAGCATGCGAGAAGCAACCGCTTTCATTCGGATAAAGTATGTTCCGTAGTGATGTTACTGTCTTAAATCAAACATTACATTTTCGcgaaaacatttcttttttcaaagATATCCGCGGACTGATATGCTGTTCCAATCGACGCCACCGAACGGATTGGCAGTATGCGTTGGACCTATGCATCATAACTTTGGATATGCTCTTCGGATGGTTGAATTCTTCGAATATTATATTTTGAATGGTGCTGAACGATTTTACGTGTACAACAAAACGGCAACTGACGAAGCCAGCGCTGTTTTGCGGCACTATGAAGCGGAAGGTTTGGTCGAAGTCTTGGATTGGGATTTTGATGGTAAATATAAACAGCTATTAAGAGAAAATGTGCGTCACCTGCACTAAAATTCCCTCTAACTATCGTTTTGCCATTGCAGGGTACCAGTTCGAACATGAACTACGTTATGAAGGAATTTTTGTTGCACTTAATGAATGTTTCTATCGTTCCACTGTTACCGGGGGATACCGATACACGGCCATTGTTGATTTCGACGAGTTACTGTTTCCGGCAGGCGATAACGAATCTTTGCTCGATTATTTGCAATCAAGAGATCGCTACGATGTACACTCGTTCAATTTTAAAGGGGTATTTTTCTACGATATCTACCCTACCGACCACGCGCAAGTTCCACCCTGGGCAAACAATACCTATCTATATACTCAAGTACGCAACGTGCGAACTACAAACCCACTCCTTCATCATAATCGTAGCAAGTATGTGATGAAAGGCAGGAATGTCGTCGAAGCTGGTAACCATTTCGTGTGGAAAGCAATCAGAGGTGAGTTTAGTTTGTCTTTCCAGTACTTATGTACCCCTAGAACTATTAACAATGATGGACCTCGAGAAggttttactttttaaaatCAACCCACTGTTCAGACGTAAAATTCAACCTTTAATATTTCATATATGGATCGTAGATACGCACGAGTATCCTGTTCCTGAAAACGAAGGACTGTTGCTGCACTATCGTGATGGAAATCTGGGATACGATTACGAAAATCATATAATTGATAATCGTGTTCGAAATCGTTTTGGAGATAAATTATGGCGTCAGGTAAATCAACGATGCGCTCTAATATTTTCCACTTCGATCGCTGCTAAAGGTATCTGTCCTTTAGGAACAAGCTACAATCAAACTAGATCACTAAGCTAATCATACCGAATGTTGGATTCCTTTGGTTTTTAGAAGCTTtattaaaaatacaaatagttattataaaatcataaattagtATTTGCTTACCATGCTATACTGGAGGAAGAAGATCTACATCATTTGATGTAGTTAAATACATATTTGATGGTTCCGGCATTCCTAGTGATCCATAATCACATACTTATCCGCTTATGATGAGGTGAACCTGAGATTAATGGATATTCTCGACTTATCTATCTGATTAGTTCATGTTGCTCAGTTGGATCCATTCCGTTTGCGATGTTATAAGTCATGATCGGTTGTGTCGTTGCGATGATTTAAGTCCCCATCATCCGGTTGATCATGCCCGTGTTTTCTGGCCATCCTCGAGCAACCCTTTCCCCCCAAATATATCTACAACGTTCTTGTCCTTGGATTTTGATGGGATTATTGCTGCGTTACTGCTATCTGCATACACGTCTTCCTTCGCACCGTCCGGAAGAATCACTACATTCTGTAGCAATCCCACACTTTCATCGTTATCTTCCCTGTCCATTAGATAGCTAGTTTCAGCTAAGGACGACGGTCGCGGTCGTCCACCGTAGGCAGAGCTAGTAAAGGAGAGAGTAATAAAGCTCTGCTTTTAATGGTTAGGAAACATGAAAAATAGCAGTAATAAATAGAAGCACTACTAAAGCATCAAGCATGTTGGAATTATGCGGTATTCATGCTGCATTATCCATTCCAAGCAATCTGTTTTTCATTCAGCAATTTCCCTCGCTCTATTCGGTTTTTAGTACGAAACGTATGCATTGTCCAAATATAGACATTTACaatgttcatttttttaaatagccTTGAATGATTTTCGATTACTAAATGATTCGACAACCTTCATTAAAGCCTATtctcacatcacatcacagccTATTCTCACATACTAATTAAATCGGTTAGGTTTAAGACTTAGTGCCAAATATATCTAATCATACATTCGCCGAGTTGCGTTACGCAAACTGAAATTGTACTTGAACTATAGTTATAGTCCAAGAGATATAATCATTTGTATTCTGTTAAtgttaaaaacataaaataataaaataataataatgttattgttaaaaacataaaataatagtaataaaacagctcttcctttcttccttatATTGCACCTCGTGTTCTGTCGGAACAactacacccccccccccccccgcccttctatctctctttctctctctttctctctctctctctctcattctctctctctctctctctctctccctctctttgttTAGTACAATGGTGTATGTGCAAGAATTGCTGCCGCAAACACTAATTGAACTGTGCATAGATGTAGTTATCGCCTCTACCGGTTGGTGTCattatgtttttaaaatgttaATAATAGTAGAACAAAGTACTTCCCACAAATCAAATGCGAAAAAACTGTTTCAATTGCTCATCTTTACTCTTACTGTACATATTAAGTATACACACCAAACGTCCgtctttaaaaaaatgttaaaaaaaagtatacaCACTGCGCATCCGTTTATCAAAATCACAAACTATCGATCTACACCATGGTAAATTCGATCGTGTGTTAAGTCATATTTAATTGCACAGTaactgtttcctttttctagtAAACTttatatacaaaaaaaatcatatttcacAATGTGCTGCGCTATACCCATTTGTTATCCTACAAAAATGTTTTTGGCGCGCATGCGATCAACAGCAGTAAATACTCACCTTTGTTGGCGGTGGTCATTATCCCTCGAATAGTCAGATCCACGATTGGCGTACGTGTTGCTCGCAGAACCACCGAGAGAACCAGCGGAACCTGTGTGATGTTCGTTATATGCACCTCCTTCGCCTGTACTTGGTTGGTACGAACCATGTGCGCTGGGGCTATTGCTACTTCCATAATGTTGGCTACCGGTACTGATCGGTCCACCGCTACTCACGTAGCTCCACGAtccaccagaagaagaaggtcgcGGACCGTACGAGGCGGTACCACTTGCCCCATGGCCTCCATGACCACTATAGGACCCGCTTTGAGAGGGCGCTTGCTCAGGATATCGATTGCGACAGCAATTCGGGGAGGAATCGGCCGAATTATAGTCCGGGCGGTCGGGACTGCTTTGATGCACAGAGCTCTCTGGCCGGTATCCGTGTGTACCGTgactgctactactagtacCGTATCCAGTATGAATTGTCCCAGGTGCCGTTGGGCCGTGAAGCGACGCGTGTGCAGAATAAgaagacgatggcgatgcaGATGATaaagatgatgttgatgatgaggatgaggaagaagtTGTTGGACGACTTGCAAAATAATAACCACGTCCAGAATTATCAAAACCAGATACTCCTCTGGGGGGAGGAGTTAGGAGGTGAAGCAGCATTATAATTTTGTCGGATTGAATTTGTTCTttgtgttggtggaaaagggGGTTATTTAAATGTGTTTTGTAAATTGGGTcaggaaaatgaataaaacgaaataaaccGCTTGTTATCcagaaaccaacaaacaccaaacttAATCCTAAAATGAT
This sequence is a window from Anopheles darlingi chromosome 3, idAnoDarlMG_H_01, whole genome shotgun sequence. Protein-coding genes within it:
- the LOC125956012 gene encoding uncharacterized protein LOC125956012, with amino-acid sequence MWEKNSYKLIKSRSKPVIFIQSLVANRFTRKYGIICILLFVILAILSYRRILFQKYIYQTLPLYQRSVSLTFGSSHEFEGTITIQNDRWMNIGDPKKRFKLYSAYFDPRLEIVESYDVPDGFLPFGSVRVFAILPLQIEKSAVFCNFRSDNTYEAQHQADQVEAVHEHWNMEFAASYVICKLAGNINKRTILLPDEVALSYHAEPSMREATAFIRIKYPRTDMLFQSTPPNGLAVCVGPMHHNFGYALRMVEFFEYYILNGAERFYVYNKTATDEASAVLRHYEAEGLVEVLDWDFDGYQFEHELRYEGIFVALNECFYRSTVTGGYRYTAIVDFDELLFPAGDNESLLDYLQSRDRYDVHSFNFKGVFFYDIYPTDHAQVPPWANNTYLYTQVRNVRTTNPLLHHNRSKYVMKGRNVVEAGNHFVWKAIRDTHEYPVPENEGLLLHYRDGNLGYDYENHIIDNRVRNRFGDKLWRQVNQRCALIFSTSIAAKGICPLGTSYNQTRSLS
- the LOC125955755 gene encoding uncharacterized protein DDB_G0271670, whose translation is MSVMKLYLAVVLLVLVAQSTNGNLASESTVASGKLISSPSPSSPPMPMSLGSLYRSARDDYNARGRCTNCGPGYERDMRTYGRPTGITGYYSGMGSIYDDRNWYYRPESYEDRYRGGGEPAMNSYYQAQQLYGSQSYRPPPFMNGMEYDRYIQRPDDRNYNGYPGMAMRTGYYEGSSRMPYYTEMMRGYGYRGNGYDNLDPYYNHYMTQRGGAGMNNRGKTKYYDACNYYNGHYDDRMSNRGYYDQKNFRPWDETYRGVSGFDNSGRGYYFASRPTTSSSSSSSTSSLSSASPSSSYSAHASLHGPTAPGTIHTGYGTSSSSHGTHGYRPESSVHQSSPDRPDYNSADSSPNCCRNRYPEQAPSQSGSYSGHGGHGASGTASYGPRPSSSGGSWSYVSSGGPISTGSQHYGSSNSPSAHGSYQPSTGEGGAYNEHHTGSAGSLGGSASNTYANRGSDYSRDNDHRQQRSIREKEREREIEGSAYGGRPRPSSLAETSYLMDREDNDESVGLLQNVVILPDGAKEDVYADSSNAAIIPSKSKDKNVVDIFGGKGLLEDGQKTRA